In Dryocola sp. LX212, the genomic stretch GCGCCCACCTTCGCTGACCAGGTGGCGACCTTTTAACGGCCCCTTATTTGGGGCGCGCCAGTACGTGTTTACGCTTGGTGGGAATGGCAGGGTAAGTTTCATGCCGGCTCCCCTTTTGGCTCGTAGCGACTCAGCAGCTCGGCGGCGCGCTCCGCTGATCCAACATTGCAGGCAAACAAATCACGCAGGACGGCCAGCGCCTCGTCTCGCTGCTGCGATGGTGTCTGGCTGCCTACGATCTGAATGCCCCTGGCCTTCCCTTTGCTGATGGTTATGAAGCCCTTCCGTTTCAGCGCCTGCAGGTGAACAGTAGCCGCGTTCGCCGAACTGAAGCCCATGAGCTCAGCCACTTCGCTATTGGTCGGCGGAAACCCGTTCCGGTTATGAAAGTCGTTAATCAGGGCCAGCACTTCCTGCTGACGAGGTGATAGCTTGTTTTTATCTTCCACTGTTCCTCCTAAAGCGTTGCGATCAGATCACGAGCCGATTCACGCGTGCTGCCTTTGCTCGATATAGAGCGACGTCCGCTGACCCTGTGAATTTCGAAACCGTGCTGTTCGTACAGCTCGATAATTTTTGGTGCTGTTGAGTTCGACACTACTACCCTGGCGCCGCGCTGGTGCGCTGCCACACAACTCTCTGCCAGCGACAC encodes the following:
- a CDS encoding LexA family transcriptional regulator → MEDKNKLSPRQQEVLALINDFHNRNGFPPTNSEVAELMGFSSANAATVHLQALKRKGFITISKGKARGIQIVGSQTPSQQRDEALAVLRDLFACNVGSAERAAELLSRYEPKGEPA